In a single window of the Candoia aspera isolate rCanAsp1 chromosome 14, rCanAsp1.hap2, whole genome shotgun sequence genome:
- the SMCR8 gene encoding LOW QUALITY PROTEIN: guanine nucleotide exchange protein SMCR8 (The sequence of the model RefSeq protein was modified relative to this genomic sequence to represent the inferred CDS: deleted 1 base in 1 codon), producing the protein MIGAPDVVAFAKEEAAAEEAAAAAAREPGLPEEYSVPLLPAPGRGAHPWARRGGPAGGAPPPFPRDFLLVAEFSEQVGPQPLLTVPAGEAPGGFDLNYFALRIMSVDYQACAAGAAPGGPYPRLRFARDSQVVLGDSKAGAFAYVHHLTLYDLEARGFVRPFCLAYVSADERKVMRLFPELSAQFSGASEALKAGNRRAFARELEKKLHDLDYTRAVLHRETELQKRSHARGFYSSRAIEKANELASVEKAIIEHRDLLRQICTYPPSRWKQAGLPPCDEDTRPGLPADEPPPPPQPCPPGSSYTPKLIQAKSSKCFDKKLKTLQELCEERSFSQTLDWLHRIEKMFRGDVCYLLTNRISRALLKQQAFAGFLFEDVSLLDNGQPEKPSEGCRGRNPDRPDDAGSESCPGPDASVDPESYKSSVESVPIKMDQEVEDSQEAEALRPAPFENAELLDVDLKGSVSSGESIEVLGTEKSVTASMHSESQPTLPRPPPSPPVVRNKAASSRTISGDSIEVLSTCPSEALMPDDFKASYPSAINEDPYGGEEDEGFLFDRLLNLGAEEEAEGHPAPEPPPGDTSCCIGKESPNFLEGQANAPPKHCDDDGVVSIPPQPYRLGDAGFQANFTDCSHDGVLGGLLAYELDPHYLSGSPEASKMSLDKCSDSTGYISSTVSTNSDRTPSPAALIGERAKKAGQSALRFIRQYPFAHPAIYSLLSGRTLVVLGEDKSTVERLITALSIFVPNCGAYAKPVKHWATSPLQITDFQKWKLVGLQRSTSPGGPSMMHSLSRYSRYISVLDADHKTLRCPQYRGNLILRLADHRTQIKRGSTYYVHVQTILTQLCSKAFLYAFCHHLHLPIREGETEDSVTSRRESFLKVQLGLANEDSKVVQHLAELLKLQYIQDPIRGVSPVLRFDYVPSCLYKI; encoded by the exons ATGATCGGCGCGCCGGACGTGGTGGCCTTCGCcaaggaggaggcggcggcggaggaggcggcggcggcggcggcgcgcgaGCCCGGCCTCCCCGAGGAGTACTCGGTGCCGCTGCTGCCCGCGCCCGGCCGCGGCGCCCACCCGTGGGCGCGGCGCGGGGGCCCGGCGGGGGGCGCGCCGCCGCCCTTCCCGCGCGACTTCCTGCTGGTGGCGGAGTTCTCGGAGCAGGTGGGCCCGCAGCCGCTGCTGACGGTGCCGGCCGGGGAGGCGCCCGGCGGCTTCGACCTGAACTACTTCGCGCTGCGCATCATGTCGGTGGACTACCAGGCCTGCGCGGCCGGCGCGGCCCCGGGCGGGCCCTACCCGCGGCTGCGCTTCGCCCGCGACTCGCAGGTGGTGCTGGGCGACTCCAAGGCGGGCGCCTTCGCCTACGTGCACCATCTGACGCTCTACGACCTGGAGGCGCGCGGCTTCGTGCGGCCCTTCTGCCTGGCCTACGTCTCGGCTGACGAGCGCAAGGTCATGCGCCTCTTCCCGGAGCTCTCTGCCCAGTTCTCGGGCGCCTCCGAGGCGCTCAAGGCCGGCAACCGGCGCGCCTTCGCCCGCGAGCTGGAAAAGAAGCTGCACGACCTGGACTACACCCGGGCCGTGCTGCACCGCGAAACCGAGCTGCAGAAGCGCAGCCATGCCCGGGGCTTCTACTCCTCCCGGGCCATCGAGAAGGCCAACGAGCTGGCCAGCGTGGAGAAGGCCATCATTGAGCACCGCGACCTGCTCCGGCAGATCTGCACCTACCCGCCGAGCCGGTGGAAGCAGGCCGGCCTGCCCCCCTGCGACGAGGACACCCGGCCGGGGCTGCCTGCCGACGAGCCGCCCCCACCGCCGCAGCCCTGTCCCCCGGGCTCCTCCTACACCCCGAAGCTCATCCAGGCCAAGTCCTCCAAGTGCTTCGACAAGAAGCTCAAAACCCTCCAGGAGCTGTGTGAGGAGCGCTCCTTCAGCCAGACCCTCGACTGGCTGCACCGGATTGAGAAGATGTTCAGGGGCGACGTGTGCTACCTGCTGACCAACCGGATCAGCAGGGCGCTCTTGAAGCAGCAGGCCTTCGCTGGCTTCCTTTTCGAGGACGTGTCCCTCCTGGACAACGGGCAGCCGGAGAAGCCCTCCGAAGGCTGCCGGGGACGGAACCCGGACCGCCCCGACGACGCCGGTTCAGAAAGCTGCCCCGGTCCTGATGCGTCAGTCGACCCTGAGTCTTACAAGTCTAGTGTGGAGTCTGTTCCTATTAAAATGGATCAGGAGGTGGAGGACAGCCAAGAAGCAGAGGCCCTCCGCCCGGCCCCCTTTGAGAATGCGGAGCTTCTCGATGTAGACCTGAAAGGCAGCGTCAGCAGCGGCGAGAGCATTGAAGTCTTGGGAACAGAGAAATCGGTGACTGCCTCCATGCACTCCGAAAGTCAGCCCACCttgcca cgccccccccccagcccccccgTGGTGAGGAACAAAGCGGCCAGCAGCAGGACCATCAGTGGGGACAGCATCGAGGTCCTTAGTACCTGCCCCTCGGAAGCCCTGATGCCAGACGATTTTAAAGCGAGCTACCCAAGTGCCATTAACGAAGATCCATATGGAGGTGAGGAAGATGAGGGCTTTCTCTTTGACCGCCTTTTAAATCTAGGCGCTGAAGAGGAAGCGGAAGGCCACCCTGCTCCTGAACCCCCCCCAGGGGACACGTCTTGCTGCATTGGAAAAGAGAGCCCCAACTTTCTTGAGGGTCAAGCTAACGCGCCCCCCAAACATTGCGATGATGACGGCGTGGTCAGTATCCCCCCGCAGCCATACAGGCTGGGCGATGCGGGGTTTCAGGCAAACTTCACAGATTGCTCCCATGACGGGGTCTTGGGAGGCCTCCTGGCCTATGAACTCGACCCCCATTACCTCTCTGGCAGCCCAGAAGCCAGCAAAATGAGCCTGGATAAATGCTCAGACTCCACAGGCTACATTAGCAGCACGGTGTCCACCAACTCGGACAGAACGCCCTCCCCTGCTGCTCTCATCGGGGAACGGGCCAAGAAGGCTGGGCAGAGCGCCTTGCGCTTCATCAGGCAGTACCCCTTCGCTCACCCAGCTATCTATTCTCTGCTGAGCGGGAGGACCCTGGTGGTGCTGGGGGAAGACAAGTCCACTGTGGAGAGGCTCATAACGGCCCTCTCCATTTTTGTCCCCAATTGCGGTGCATATGCCAAGCCCGTGAAGCACTGGGCCACCTCGCCTTTGCAAATCACAGACTTTCAGAAGTGGAAGCTGGTTGGGCTCCAGAG ATCAACCTCTCCAGGCGGCCCCAGCATGATGCATTCTCTCAGCCGGTACAGCCGGTACATCAGCGTGCTGGACGCAGACCACAAGACTCTCCGCTGCCCACAGTACCGAGGGAACCTGATCCTCCGGCTGGCTGATCACCGCACCCAGATCAAGCGGGGGAGCACCTACTACGTGCACGTACAGACCATCCTCACCCAGCTCTGCTCCAAGGCCTTCCTCTACGCTTTCTGCCATCACCTGCACCTGCCCATCCGGGAGGGGGAGACGGAGGACTCCGTGACGTCACGGCGGGAGAGCTTCTTGAAAGTCCAGCTGGGTCTGGCAAACGAGGACAGCAAAGTGGTCCAGCATCTCGCCGAGCTTCTGAAACTGCAGTACATTCAGGATCCCATCCGGGGGGTCAGCCCAGTGCTCAGGTTTGATTATGTGCCGAGCTGTTTGTACAAAATTTAG